In Haloterrigena turkmenica DSM 5511, a single genomic region encodes these proteins:
- a CDS encoding flippase — protein sequence MNRSIASGVFSVVSVKVVVQLLTALSTPLLYRFLGPSSYGDYAFLLSVFAIYMIFVSSGVTDGVRKFLAEDRNDANWSEHVVGFYLRLAIGLAVVGAVLLILAARFGIVDRAFGDGFTIYFYALAVLVVTAQFRDYARKTLMGFGLERYSEPLKILDTVAFITVAVPLAFVGVGVIGVLAGHLVASLLVAVVGLTIVHRRVPLSCLTSTPTERFPRKQMLSFNSMSIVLVFLLMSLYHIDIVMLQRFRESAAVGNYRAALTLAEFLWFVPLAIQTVFVHSTSELWSQHRHREISELASRATRYTFLLTAVMAVGLAALADVAVPIYFGDEAIPAIEPLLLLLPGALGFALARPILAVSQGEGTLRYPIAATGVAALLNVVLNAALIPRYGMHGAAIATSIGYGTMFVCHCWSARRVGFDPLADARLSRAALTTVLAAVPIIALATAIANPWLALAVVPPVGFGIFVGFALLVGALDPSEPFEILSVFPDPIGSRAAAIQVSLENNEGGEDGETRSWFQSLLFVAGLSLFVSGLALGILGSGVQSLLP from the coding sequence GTGAATCGAAGTATCGCGAGCGGCGTCTTCTCGGTCGTCAGTGTGAAGGTCGTCGTGCAGCTCCTCACTGCCCTCTCGACGCCGCTCCTCTACCGGTTTCTCGGCCCGTCGAGCTACGGGGACTACGCGTTCCTGCTGTCCGTATTCGCCATCTACATGATCTTCGTGAGTTCCGGGGTCACCGACGGGGTCCGGAAGTTCCTCGCGGAGGACCGCAACGACGCGAACTGGAGCGAACACGTCGTCGGCTTCTACCTACGGTTGGCGATCGGTCTCGCCGTCGTTGGCGCCGTCCTGTTGATTCTCGCCGCGCGGTTCGGGATCGTCGACCGTGCGTTCGGTGACGGGTTTACGATCTACTTCTACGCGCTCGCCGTCCTCGTCGTGACGGCGCAGTTCCGCGACTACGCCCGAAAGACGCTCATGGGGTTCGGCCTCGAGCGCTACTCGGAACCGTTGAAGATCCTCGATACGGTCGCTTTCATCACCGTCGCGGTCCCGCTAGCGTTCGTTGGGGTCGGCGTGATAGGGGTACTCGCGGGTCATCTGGTCGCGAGCCTGCTCGTGGCCGTCGTCGGGCTGACCATCGTCCATCGCAGAGTCCCACTGTCGTGTCTCACCAGTACGCCGACCGAACGGTTCCCACGCAAGCAGATGCTCTCGTTCAACTCGATGAGCATCGTGCTCGTGTTCCTGCTGATGTCGCTCTACCACATCGATATCGTGATGCTCCAGCGGTTCCGGGAGAGCGCGGCCGTCGGGAACTACCGTGCGGCACTGACGCTCGCTGAGTTCCTCTGGTTCGTTCCGCTAGCGATCCAGACCGTCTTCGTCCACTCGACGTCGGAGCTATGGTCCCAGCATCGACACCGGGAGATCTCGGAACTCGCATCCAGGGCGACGCGGTACACGTTCCTCCTGACGGCCGTCATGGCGGTCGGGCTGGCAGCGCTAGCCGATGTCGCCGTGCCGATTTACTTCGGCGACGAGGCAATCCCGGCGATCGAACCTCTCCTGCTGTTGCTCCCGGGGGCGCTCGGATTCGCGCTCGCTCGACCGATCCTCGCGGTCTCGCAGGGTGAGGGGACGCTTCGGTATCCGATCGCGGCCACCGGCGTGGCGGCGCTGCTCAACGTCGTGCTCAACGCCGCGCTCATCCCGCGCTATGGAATGCACGGTGCGGCCATCGCGACCAGTATCGGCTACGGGACGATGTTCGTCTGCCACTGCTGGAGCGCCCGCCGCGTCGGTTTCGATCCGCTCGCCGACGCGCGGCTCAGCCGGGCGGCGCTGACGACCGTCCTCGCGGCCGTCCCCATCATCGCTCTCGCGACGGCGATCGCGAATCCGTGGCTCGCGCTCGCGGTGGTCCCGCCGGTCGGGTTCGGGATCTTCGTCGGCTTCGCGCTGCTGGTCGGCGCACTGGATCCGTCCGAACCGTTCGAGATCCTCTCGGTGTTTCCCGATCCGATCGGCTCCCGGGCGGCCGCGATACAGGTATCACTGGAGAATAACGAAGGCGGCGAGGACGGCGAAACGCGAAGCTGGTTCCAGAGCCTGCTGTTCGTCGCCGGCCTGTCGCTGTTCGTTTCCGGACTCGCGCTGGGCATCCTCGGCTCCGGCGTCCAGAGCCTCCTTCCCTGA
- a CDS encoding glycosyltransferase family 2 protein — protein sequence MYRGASIGVVMPAYDEEGFVGDVIREMPDYVDRIYAIDDRSTDGTWDEILEAAREDADANAGRDAADDAPLVTDGGASALTARASVRDSIGRVVPIQHRENRGAGGAIKTGYLAARADGVDATVTVDADGQMDLSQMPRLLDPLVENEADYAKGNRLLSREYRAAMPRFRFVGNAILSFLTKIASGYWKTMDPQNGYTAISGDALKAIDLENLYEYYGYCNDLLVKLNVHGMRVADVAMPAVYGDEESSITYSEYIPKVSTMLLRNFLWRLKTKYLVLDFHPLALFYLVGAGLATTGVFAAAVTLFATLATVGPSVQGSTTVLLLVAGIAFLLFAMVFDMAESEHLERQVR from the coding sequence ATGTACCGCGGAGCCTCAATCGGCGTCGTGATGCCGGCGTACGACGAGGAGGGATTCGTCGGCGACGTGATCCGCGAGATGCCCGACTACGTCGATCGGATCTACGCGATCGACGACCGATCGACCGACGGGACCTGGGACGAGATCCTCGAGGCGGCCCGCGAGGACGCCGACGCGAACGCGGGACGCGACGCGGCCGACGACGCGCCGCTCGTGACCGACGGTGGCGCGTCCGCGCTCACCGCACGGGCGTCGGTCCGGGACTCGATCGGACGGGTCGTCCCGATCCAACACCGCGAGAACCGCGGCGCCGGCGGGGCGATCAAGACCGGGTATCTCGCCGCGCGCGCCGACGGTGTGGACGCGACGGTGACCGTCGACGCCGACGGCCAGATGGACCTCTCGCAGATGCCGCGACTGCTCGATCCGCTCGTCGAGAACGAGGCCGACTACGCGAAGGGCAACCGCCTCCTCTCGCGGGAGTACCGCGCCGCGATGCCGCGATTTCGGTTCGTCGGCAACGCGATCCTCTCGTTCCTCACCAAGATCGCCTCCGGCTACTGGAAGACGATGGATCCCCAGAACGGCTACACGGCCATCTCCGGCGACGCCCTCAAGGCGATCGACCTCGAGAACCTCTACGAGTACTACGGCTACTGCAACGACCTGCTGGTGAAGCTGAACGTCCACGGGATGCGCGTTGCCGACGTGGCCATGCCGGCCGTCTACGGCGACGAGGAGTCGAGCATCACGTACTCGGAGTACATCCCGAAGGTGTCGACGATGCTGCTGCGGAACTTCCTGTGGCGACTGAAGACGAAGTACCTCGTGCTGGACTTCCACCCGCTGGCGCTCTTCTACCTCGTCGGCGCGGGACTGGCCACGACCGGTGTCTTCGCCGCCGCCGTGACGCTGTTCGCGACGCTCGCGACGGTCGGCCCGTCGGTGCAGGGGTCGACGACCGTGCTCTTGCTCGTCGCCGGCATCGCGTTCCTGCTGTTCGCGATGGTGTTCGACATGGCCGAGAGCGAACATCTCGAGCGCCAGGTTCGTTAG
- a CDS encoding glycosyltransferase family 2 protein — protein MPRVSVVIPTYDRAETLPRAIDSALAQTVDDLEVVVVDDGSTDETPSVLADYEDPRVRPVVHATNQGANVARNTGIEHARGEYVAFLDSDDEWRPEKIERQLAALEGQSDEWVGVYCDSTYELSGTNDRLRGVAASALARSDDEPVREGGEELIGPILADEVQPGAGSTLLVRTDVAREIGGFDEELDRFQDPEFCLRVLEAGKLAYVDEPLVVREETGQPPAAVIRKASEQYLSIYEEEVERFEAEGYEIRAAHRLVVAKAYLSEGRLLRGLWYLRGAAASTRQYPGLCWAAGSGVRRRPFPIVATVALVLAVLAATAVERTAIVRRVLTE, from the coding sequence ATGCCACGAGTCAGCGTCGTGATCCCGACCTACGACAGAGCCGAGACGCTTCCGCGCGCGATCGACAGCGCGCTCGCACAGACGGTCGACGACCTCGAGGTCGTCGTCGTCGACGACGGTTCGACCGACGAGACGCCGTCCGTGCTGGCCGACTACGAGGACCCTCGGGTCCGACCCGTCGTCCACGCGACCAACCAGGGGGCCAACGTGGCCCGGAACACCGGTATCGAGCACGCCCGCGGCGAGTACGTCGCCTTCCTCGACTCCGACGACGAGTGGCGCCCTGAGAAAATCGAGCGGCAACTCGCCGCCCTCGAGGGGCAATCCGACGAGTGGGTCGGCGTCTACTGCGACTCGACCTACGAGCTGTCGGGGACGAACGACCGCCTCCGCGGGGTCGCCGCGTCCGCCCTCGCGCGGTCGGACGACGAGCCCGTGCGAGAGGGCGGCGAGGAACTGATCGGTCCGATTCTGGCCGACGAGGTGCAGCCGGGCGCCGGCTCGACCCTGCTCGTCCGGACCGACGTCGCCCGGGAGATCGGCGGTTTCGACGAGGAACTCGATCGGTTTCAGGACCCCGAGTTCTGTCTACGAGTGCTCGAGGCGGGCAAGCTCGCGTACGTCGACGAACCGCTGGTCGTCCGCGAGGAGACGGGCCAACCGCCGGCGGCCGTCATCCGAAAGGCCAGCGAGCAGTACCTCTCGATCTACGAGGAGGAGGTCGAACGGTTCGAAGCCGAGGGGTACGAGATCCGCGCCGCCCACCGGCTCGTCGTCGCGAAGGCCTACCTCTCTGAGGGCCGTCTCCTCCGAGGGCTGTGGTACCTGCGCGGCGCTGCCGCGTCCACGCGACAGTATCCCGGCCTCTGTTGGGCCGCCGGCAGCGGCGTTCGACGGCGCCCGTTCCCGATCGTCGCAACGGTCGCGCTCGTCCTCGCCGTCCTCGCCGCGACGGCAGTCGAGCGGACGGCGATCGTCCGTCGCGTCCTGACTGAGTAG